A genomic window from Solanum dulcamara chromosome 11, daSolDulc1.2, whole genome shotgun sequence includes:
- the LOC129875246 gene encoding serine/threonine-protein kinase D6PKL1, producing the protein MMNREANNSIDTDATSSLKVSFQELSVSNTNSTSIELCSTSFTLSENNSVGSKLSDGVFEGKRMDSLNVGVDKNVEFVESENTSFSSVSYCNSAEPNEVSFRGICPSKPHKGNDIRWDAIQCVNGKDGELGLAHFRLLKKLGFGDIGSVYLAELRGMGCLFAMKVMDKGMLAGRKKVMRAQTERDILGLLDHPFLPTLYSHFETEKFSCLLMEFCSGGDLHLLRQRQPGKHFSEQASRFYASEVLLALEYLHMMGVVYRDLKPENVLVREDGHIMLSDFDLSLRCCVNPTLVRSSDEPSCAMSAYCIQPSCIDPACKLPVCVEPSCFQPSCFKPRLFNHKTTKTRGDRATLVSSDSLPVLVAEPTTARSMSFVGTHEYLAPEIIRGDGHGSAVDWWTFGIFLYELFHGKTPFKGNGNRETLFNVVGQPLKFPEGSTVSFGAKDLIRGLLVKDPQKRLGYKRGATEIKQHPFFENVNWALIRSTHPPEIPKPVDLTFFKQSCKSSSYANEKAASDSDRSSGPYLDFEFF; encoded by the exons ATGATGAATAGAGAAGCCAATAATAGCATAGACACTGATGCCACTTCTTCTCTCAAGGTCAGTTTTCAAGAACTTAGTGTTAGCAATACTAACAGTACTAGCATTGAACTTTGTAGCACTAGTTTTACCCTATCTGAGAATAATAGCGTAGGTAGTAAGTTGAGTGATGGGGTTTTTGAAGGAAAACGGATGGATTCTTTGAATGTTGGAGTTGACAAGAATGTGGAATTTGTCGAGAGTGAGAATACTAGTTTTAGTTCAGTTAGTTATTGTAACAGTGCTGAACCGAATGAGGTTAGTTTTAGGGGGATTTGTCCGTCGAAACCTCACAAGGGTAACGATATTCGGTGGGATGCAATCCAATGTGTGAATGGGAAAGATGGGGAGTTGGGTTTGGCACATTTTAGGCTTTTGAAAAAACTGGGATTTGGTGATATTGGGAGCGTTTATTTGGCGGAGTTAAGGGGGATGGGATGCTTGTTTGCAATGAAGGTTATGGATAAAGGGATGTTAGCTGGGAGGAAGAAGGTGATGAGAGCTCAAACTGAGAGGGACATTTTGGGTTTGTTGGACCATCCATTCCTACCAACCCTTTATTCGCATTTTGAAACAGAGAAGTTTTCGTGTTTGTTGATGGAGTTTTGCAGTGGTGGAGATCTTCATTTGCTCAGGCAGCGCCAGCCCGGCAAGCATTTTTCAGAACAAGCATCAAG GTTTTATGCATCAGAGGTGTTGCTTGCACTCGAGTATTTACACATGATGGGAGTTGTATACAGAGACTTAAAGCCTGAAAATGTGTTGGTGAGGGAAGATGGCCATATAATGTTGTCGGATTTTGATCTATCATTGAGATGTTGTGTCAATCCTACCCTTGTAAGATCCAGCGATGAACCTTCTTGTGCTATGTCAGCATATTGTATCCAGCCATCTTGCATTGATCCAGCATGCAAATTACCTGTTTGTGTGGAGCCTTCTTGCTTTCAACCTTCGTGTTTTAAGCCTCGCCTCTTCAACCATAAAACAACCAAAACGAGGGGTGATCGTGCAACGTTGGTTTCTTCTGATTCACTTCCCGTGCTTGTTGCAGAGCCAACTACAGCTCGGTCCATGTCCTTTGTTGGAACCCATGAATATTTAGCCCCAGAAATAATTAGAGGAGATGGTCATGGTAGTGCTGTTGATTGGTGGACATTTGGGATTTTTCTGTACGAATTATTTCACGGGAAGACACCATTTAAAGGCAATGGAAATAGAGAGACATTGTTTAACGTTGTTGGTCAACCTCTAAAATTTCCTGAGGGATCCACAGTTAGTTTTGGTGCAAAGGATTTGATCCGAGGTTTACTTGTGAAGGATCCTCAAAAAAGATTAGGATATAAACGAGGTGCGACGGAGATAAAACAACATCCTTTCTTTGAAAACGTTAACTGGGCTCTCATCCGAAGCACTCATCCTCCAGAGATCCCTAAACCAGTTGATCTTACATTTTTTAAACAATCGTGCAAGTCATCGTCTTATGCAAACGAGAAAGCTGCTTCTGATTCGGATAGGTCATCTGGTCCTTatttagattttgaatttttctaa